A stretch of the Candidatus Aminicenantes bacterium genome encodes the following:
- a CDS encoding efflux RND transporter periplasmic adaptor subunit, which produces MNKESAPAPAPAAKRRAGKALRIIELSVSGVLIVLLVVLIFRFHLLGDGEADPTARWSDITVTEAKLGPLRDSLSVEATVQPLATIYMDAVEGGRVEKIFVEVGSVVKQGDPIVQMENANLLMDIMSREAELSQQSNNLRNTGLSMEQFKLQLSQQLTDIDNQILQQKKLYDRYAELDKDNLISKQSIEQARDQYDYLLKRKDLMEKSQKSELALRNSQFESLEQSLTRMQANLDSVKQKQDNLTIKAPIAGVVTALAVEIGQTKTAGQRLGQIDVLNGFKATAAIDEENLPRIEVGAAAEFDYDGRVYTLDVRKIFPEVREGKFQVELEFRGERPKGIKRGQTLHIRIGLGEVTQALLLPRGDYLKASDGDWVYRIDQVAGQAVRQSIRIGRQNAEVVEIVKGLKAGDRVITSAVGAFGARDTVVLKDK; this is translated from the coding sequence ATGAACAAGGAGTCCGCGCCCGCTCCCGCGCCGGCGGCCAAACGCCGGGCGGGCAAGGCCCTCCGGATCATCGAGCTGTCCGTCTCGGGCGTCCTTATCGTCTTGCTCGTCGTCCTGATCTTCCGCTTTCACCTGCTGGGCGACGGGGAAGCCGACCCGACCGCGCGCTGGTCCGATATCACCGTGACCGAGGCCAAACTGGGCCCGCTGCGGGATTCGCTGTCCGTCGAAGCCACCGTTCAGCCGCTGGCCACCATTTACATGGACGCCGTTGAAGGCGGCCGGGTGGAGAAGATCTTCGTTGAGGTCGGCTCGGTCGTCAAGCAAGGCGACCCCATCGTCCAAATGGAAAATGCCAACCTCCTGATGGATATCATGAGCCGGGAGGCGGAGCTGTCCCAGCAATCCAACAACCTTCGCAACACCGGCCTGTCCATGGAGCAGTTCAAGCTCCAGCTCAGCCAGCAGCTGACCGACATTGACAACCAGATCCTCCAGCAGAAGAAGCTCTATGACCGCTATGCCGAGCTGGACAAGGACAATCTGATCTCGAAGCAGAGCATCGAGCAAGCCCGCGACCAATACGACTACCTGCTCAAGCGCAAGGATCTGATGGAGAAGAGCCAGAAGAGCGAGCTGGCTTTGCGCAACTCCCAATTCGAATCCCTGGAGCAGTCCCTGACCCGGATGCAGGCCAACCTGGATTCGGTCAAGCAAAAGCAGGACAACCTGACTATCAAGGCGCCCATCGCCGGCGTCGTCACGGCTTTGGCGGTCGAGATCGGCCAGACCAAGACGGCCGGCCAGCGCCTGGGCCAAATCGACGTCCTGAACGGGTTCAAAGCTACGGCCGCGATCGATGAGGAGAACCTGCCCCGGATCGAAGTCGGCGCCGCAGCCGAGTTCGATTACGACGGCCGCGTCTATACGCTCGACGTGCGGAAGATTTTCCCCGAAGTCCGGGAGGGCAAATTCCAGGTCGAGCTGGAATTCCGGGGCGAACGCCCCAAGGGCATCAAACGCGGCCAGACCCTGCACATCCGGATCGGCCTGGGCGAAGTGACCCAGGCCCTGCTCCTGCCGCGGGGCGACTATCTGAAGGCCTCCGACGGCGACTGGGTCTATCGGATCGACCAGGTCGCCGGCCAGGCCGTTCGCCAGTCCATCCGGATCGGCCGCCAGAACGCCGAAGTCGTGGAGATCGTCAAGGGCCTCAAGGCCGGCGACCGGGTCATCACCTCGGCCGTGGGCGCCTTCGGGGCGCGGGATACGGTCGTCCTCAAGGACAAGTAG